The Tamandua tetradactyla isolate mTamTet1 chromosome 5, mTamTet1.pri, whole genome shotgun sequence genome window below encodes:
- the LRRC73 gene encoding leucine-rich repeat-containing protein 73: protein MLPSSIQISGEPLSGAEVRDICRGLRDNAVRLLSLRGCRLCDRDFGRICRALAGATSLAQLNLNLGVVSSPSRIKQLAEALRTNRSIQSLFLHGSPLTDAGLALLNPALALHPALVALDLGDCMLGDEAINLICGLLPPDGAKSGLKELTLSANPGITPKGWSRLAIAVAHSSQVRVLNLDYNPLGDHVAGMLAVAVASSRTLEVLDLEGTGLTNQSAQTLLDMVENYPTALRSLVLAENSISPELQQQICDLLSEGEEEEEVAAGAGDTQEQEKGREPAVHQRGSSSWMCPTDPSSQMVLMTSGLGDSLLAETEM from the exons ATGCTGCCCAGCTCCATCCAGATTTCCGGGGAGCCGCTGTCAGGTGCCGAGGTGCGGGACATCTGCCGCGGCCTGCGCGACAACGCCGTGCGTCTGCTCTCACTGCGCGGCTGCCGCCTCTGCGACCGCGACTTCGGCCGCATCTGCCGGGCCCTGGCCGGGGCCACGTCTCTGGCGCAGCTCAACCTTAACCTGGGCGTCGTGTCCAGCCCCAGCCGCATCAAGCAGCTGGCGGAGGCGCTGCGGACCAACCGCTCCATCCAGTCCCTCTT CTTACATGGGAGCCCCCTGACAGATGCTGGACTAGCCTTGCTGAACCCGGCCCTGGCCCTCCATCCTGCCCTTGTGGCTCTGGACCTGGGGGACTGCATGCTCGGTGACGAAGCCATCAACCTCATCTGTGGCCTCCTCCCCCCAGACGGGGCAAAGTCTG GCTTGAAGGAACTGACGCTGAGTGCCAACCCCGGCATCACTCCTAAGGGTTGGAGCCGCCTTGCCATTGCTGTGGCTCACAGCTCCCAGGTTCGCGTCCTCAACCTGGACTACAATCCCCTAG GTGACCATGTGGCAGGGATGCTGGCTGTAGCAGTGGCCTCCAGTCGTACCCTGGAGGTCCTGGACTTGGAGGGTACAGGACTCACCAACCAGTCGGCTCAG ACTCTGCTCGACATGGTAGAAAATTACCCCACAGCTTTGCGGAGCCTAGTGTTGGCTGAGAACAGCATTAGCCCGGAGCTGCAGCAGCAAATTTGTGATCTCCTCTctgagggggaggaggaagaggaggtggcAGCAGGGGCTGGTGACACCCAGGAACAAGAGAAAGGGCGGGAGCCTGCTGTCCACCAAAGGGGCAGCAGCTCCTGGATGTGCCCCACTG ATCCCAGCTCTCAGATGGTGCTAATGACGTCAGGACTAGGGGACAGTCTGTTGGCCGAGACAGAGATGTGA
- the YIPF3 gene encoding protein YIPF3: protein MAATAAPVNGARNGTGPEWGGFEENIQGGGSAVIDMENMDDTSGSSFEDMGELHQRLREEEVDADAAAAEEEDGEFLGMKGFKGQLSRQVADQMWQAGKRQASRAFSLYANIDILRPYFDVEPAQVRSRLLESMIPIKMVSFPQKIAGELYGPLMLVFTLVAILLHGMKTSDTIIREGTLMGTAIGTCFGYWLGVSSFIYFLAYLCNAQITMLQMLALLGYGLFGHCIVLFITYNIHLHALFYLFWLLVGGLSTLRMVAVLVSRTVGPTQRLLLCGTLAALHMLFLLYLHFAYHKVVEGILDTLEGPNILPMQRVPRDIPAALPVARLPATVLNATAKAIVVTLQSH, encoded by the exons ATGGCAGCTACAGCGGCGCCTGTCAACGGCGCCCGAAACGGGACTGGCCCGGAATGGGGAGGGTTCGAAGAAAACATCCAG GGTGGGGGCTCAGCTGTGATTGACATGGAGAACATGGATGACACTTCAGGCTCCAGCTTTGAGGATATGGGTGAGCTGCATCAGCGTCTGCGTGAGGAAGAGGTAGATGCTGATGCAGCAGCTGCTGAAGAAGAGGATGGGGAATTCTTGGGCATGAAGGGTTTTAAGGGACAACTGAGCCGGCAAGTGGCTGATCAG ATGTGGCAGGCAGGGAAGAGACAAGCCTCCAGGGCCTTCAGTTTGTACGCCAACATTGACATCCTGAGACCCTACTTTGATGTGGAGCCTGCCCAGGTGCGAAGCAG gCTTTTGGAGTCCATGATCCCTATCAAGATGGTCAGCTTCCCCCAG AAAATCGCAGGTGAACTCTATGGACCTCTTATGCTGGTCTTCACGCTGGTTGCTATCCTCCTCCATGGAATGAAGACATCTGACACAATTATC CGGGAGGGCACCCTGATGGGCACAGCCATTGGCACCTGCTTCGGCTACTGGCTGGGCGTCTCGTCCTTCATTTATTTCCTCGCCTACCTGTGCAACGCCCAGATCACCATGCTCCAGATGCTGGCACTGCTG GGTTATGGCCTCTTTGGGCACTGCATTGTCCTGTTCATCACCTACAACATCCACCTCCATGCCCTCTTTTACCTCTTCTGGCTGCTGGTGGGTGGTTTATCCACCCTGCGCATG GTGGCAGTATTAGTGTCACGGACTGTGGGCCCCACACAGCGCCTGCTCCTCTGCGGCACTCTGGCTGCCCTGCACATGCTTTTCCTGCTCTATCTGCATTTTGCCTACCACAAGGTGGTAGAGG GAATCCTGGACACACTGGAGGGCCCCAACATCCTCCCTATGCAGAGAGTTCCCAGAGACATCCCTGCTGCACTCCCTGTTGCTAGGCTTCCTGCCACCGTGCTCAATGCCACAGCCAAGGCTATTGTGGTGACCCTTCAGTCACATTGA